In Halosegnis marinus, one genomic interval encodes:
- a CDS encoding L-threonylcarbamoyladenylate synthase, with translation MDRAVAALGDGELVVYPTETVYGLGADALNAAAVERVFDAKGRDRADPVSMAVPSVAAAAGPTRLTDRDRAFMEAFLPGPFTVVVERGPDVPDVLTAGRDRVGVRVPDHPVAVELLERAGPLTATSANVSGRGSVRTVSALDPEIRAAASEVLDAGETPGGQGSTVVDVGEGTVHRHGPRADEVEAWLAEH, from the coding sequence ATGGACCGGGCGGTCGCCGCCCTCGGCGACGGCGAACTCGTCGTCTACCCGACGGAGACGGTGTACGGCCTCGGCGCGGACGCGCTGAACGCCGCCGCCGTCGAGCGCGTCTTCGACGCGAAGGGCCGCGACCGCGCGGACCCGGTCTCGATGGCCGTTCCCTCCGTCGCGGCCGCCGCCGGCCCGACGCGGCTCACCGACCGCGACCGCGCGTTCATGGAGGCGTTCCTCCCCGGCCCGTTCACCGTCGTCGTCGAGCGCGGCCCCGACGTGCCGGACGTGCTCACCGCCGGGCGCGACCGCGTCGGGGTCCGCGTCCCCGACCACCCGGTCGCGGTCGAACTGCTCGAACGCGCCGGGCCGCTGACCGCGACGAGCGCGAACGTCTCCGGGCGCGGGAGCGTCCGCACCGTGAGCGCGCTCGACCCGGAGATACGCGCCGCCGCGAGCGAGGTTCTCGACGCCGGCGAGACGCCCGGGGGGCAGGGCTCCACCGTCGTGGACGTCGGGGAGGGAACCGTCCACCGCCACGGTCCCCGCGCCGACGAGGTCGAGGCGTGGCTCGCGGAGCACTGA